Proteins from one Arthrobacter sp. Soc17.1.1.1 genomic window:
- a CDS encoding glycosyltransferase family 2 protein, with product MTMTLDAPQGQDPAAVSEEERTSRRAIVRLDRIVGIVIAGIVTAAAGLLWLAVAAKGPDTTIAESNDAVIGIWRVLYNADAPDVSTILTAIALALLAAAGLALMERHIATKTRRSMNPGRRPLAPKVIMAANRGQFAGEVTVTVLIPAHNEEASLPQTIASLKSQSHRPERIIVVADNCTDDTVRLAREAGVEVIESVGNTKKKAGALNQALRRVLPGQGDNDVVMIMDADTQLDDGFLANAVVRFAQDRALMAVGGLFYGEGGHGLIGQFQRNEYIRYSRQMRRRPGRVFVLTGTASLFRPVALRTIADNRGRSLPGVHGDVYDTAALTEDNELTIALKSLGGLMISPQDCTVVTELMPSWGTLWNQRLRWQRGALENIGAYGVTAPTMRYWAQQLGIGYGVIALSAYLALIILTIVSLETWIWFPFWLGLGLLFTLERVVTVWKGGWKARILALTLFPELFFDMFLNLVYVKGIIDLSFGRQANWKHLTHAAPASRLSSQEA from the coding sequence ATGACCATGACACTCGACGCACCCCAGGGGCAGGACCCCGCAGCGGTATCGGAGGAGGAGAGGACGTCCCGCCGGGCGATCGTCCGGCTGGACCGCATCGTCGGCATCGTGATCGCCGGCATCGTGACCGCCGCTGCCGGACTCCTGTGGCTCGCCGTCGCGGCCAAAGGGCCGGACACGACGATCGCGGAGTCGAACGACGCCGTCATCGGGATCTGGCGCGTCCTCTACAACGCGGACGCCCCGGATGTGAGCACCATCCTCACGGCCATCGCGCTCGCGCTGCTCGCCGCCGCCGGCCTCGCCCTCATGGAACGGCACATCGCGACGAAGACACGCCGCTCCATGAACCCGGGCCGCCGGCCCCTGGCACCGAAGGTGATCATGGCGGCCAACCGCGGCCAGTTCGCCGGAGAGGTGACCGTCACGGTGCTCATCCCCGCGCACAACGAGGAGGCATCGCTCCCGCAGACCATCGCGTCCCTGAAGAGCCAGTCCCACCGCCCCGAGCGCATCATCGTGGTCGCCGACAACTGCACGGACGACACCGTGCGGCTGGCGCGCGAGGCCGGCGTCGAGGTCATCGAGTCGGTGGGCAACACGAAGAAGAAGGCGGGCGCGCTCAACCAGGCGCTGCGGCGGGTCCTGCCCGGGCAGGGTGACAACGACGTGGTCATGATCATGGACGCCGATACCCAGCTCGACGACGGCTTCCTCGCCAACGCGGTGGTGCGCTTCGCCCAGGACCGCGCCCTGATGGCGGTGGGCGGCCTCTTCTACGGTGAGGGCGGCCACGGCCTGATCGGCCAGTTCCAGCGCAACGAGTACATCCGCTACTCCCGCCAGATGCGCCGGCGCCCCGGCCGGGTGTTCGTGCTCACCGGTACGGCATCGCTCTTCCGGCCCGTGGCACTGCGCACCATCGCGGACAACCGCGGCCGCAGCCTCCCGGGGGTGCACGGGGACGTGTACGACACCGCGGCGCTGACCGAGGACAACGAGCTGACGATCGCGCTGAAGTCCCTCGGAGGCCTCATGATCTCGCCTCAGGACTGCACCGTGGTGACCGAACTCATGCCCTCCTGGGGCACGCTGTGGAACCAGCGCCTGCGCTGGCAGCGGGGCGCACTCGAGAACATCGGCGCGTACGGCGTCACGGCCCCCACCATGCGCTACTGGGCGCAGCAGCTGGGTATCGGCTACGGCGTGATCGCCCTCAGTGCCTACCTCGCACTCATCATCCTCACCATCGTGTCCCTCGAGACCTGGATCTGGTTCCCGTTCTGGCTGGGGCTCGGCCTGCTGTTCACCCTCGAGCGGGTCGTCACGGTGTGGAAGGGAGGCTGGAAGGCCCGCATCCTGGCCCTCACGCTGTTCCCCGAGCTGTTCTTCGACATGTTCCTCAACCTCGTCTACGTCAAGGGCATCATCGATCTCTCCTTCGGCCGCCAGGCCAACTGGAAGCACCTCACCCACGCCGCTCCGGCGTCCCGACTCTCGTCCCAGGAGGCCTAG